Genomic window (Capsicum annuum cultivar UCD-10X-F1 chromosome 10, UCD10Xv1.1, whole genome shotgun sequence):
TGATAATTGATCTGTCTATATATCGGTCAAATAGATAATAGATATGTCTCAAAAATGGgttatttcaataaaaaaaaaaaacttatagtCTATTTAATTGAAAAGAAGACTTGAAAAGATCATTTAACAAAAGATCTCAAACTCCCGATAACTCTttttgatattaataaaaacTCCCTATCTCATCTGTTTTCgatattactaattttttttttttttttgatttagtcAACTCGGAGCTCTCACGTTCTCCGAATAGATCGCTTAGTTTTACACGGATACAACACATTCTTCGCTTGCCACGTCGCCTAATCGATAGAAGGACGGGCTCTCCTCTCCTCTTCCACTAGCCCAAATCTGTTGAGCCCAATTTGACAAAGCCCAATCCAATAGCCCTCCAGTTCCATTTGAAAGGTCATTTCTAGGGATTAGGGTTTTTCCCTCTCTCGCGGCTGCGTCTTATCTGAAGCTTTGAGTTTCTCTACACTCAGCAAACCAAACATGGGGTACGCTACGCTTTcctttttaatgatttttctatGTATTATTACAGTTATCTAAATTGGGATTAATGTTAATCAGATTCCTCATGTTGTTTTCTCCTTCAGCATATTCTTGTTTGATATCTGTTTAAAAGTGTATAGTTTGAATTGTATGGGATAACTTATATGAATGAATAGTCTAGCTGATGTAGATTATAGCTTTTCTTTCCATACTCAATATGTGATCTTAACTGTTTAATAAATGGCTCCACTTTGAGAAATTTAAAGTGTATCTGACGGTTAGAAGAATGTAATTGTCTAAGTTACGATGCCGCATTGGtaattgtaattaaaataagtgtCGCTTTGCAAAAATCACGTCCATTAAGAATGTGCAGTTTACTAAACTATGCCTATTTAATAAATGGAACACTATATAAGTACATGGAATACAAGGGTGTTGTGACATACTACTTTTTGGTCTTGAATTCCTAAGGTGACACTTATTCGGGACAAAAGTTTTAGCGACACTTACTTTTGGGACAAGAAAAAGAATGTAATTGTAATTTGTAATGGTGGAAATGGAGATTATAGGAACAGTTCATCTGTTGCAAGAATGGATGGTGCTTGGAATTAGCAGATTTAAGTGTTATTTACTATTTCTATGCTTATGTTGCTCTGGCTCTTAAAATATGTTGATGGGTATGGGTCGGATCTGACATGGATGcagcaacatttttgaagagtgaGCAGCATAGTTCTACATATGGAGAGTGTGGTGTATTCAGAAATTCTGGAACAATAACTAGGTACATTTTGGTGTGACCTGAGTAAACTGGAAGATATTTAGATTATAGTGACAAATTCTATGATTCTAAGACGATTAGCATGGAGATGATGTTTGTACAGATTGATATTTTGTCCGTGTTGCAGTAGAATGACAATTCCGTTCATGTATTTTTCATCACCCAAAATTGAGTAATAGTTGAGATGTTCCAATAGTAGTTGAGAATATATTAGTCAAAGTAAGAAAGCATAAacgaaggatggttctctttgtgTTGTTGTCTCTCAACGGGGTAATGATTTCAGGAAGACACGTGGTATGGGAGCTGGACGCAAGCTGAAGTCCCACCGTAGAAGACAGAGGTGGGCTGACAAGTCCTACAAAAAGTCCCATCTTGGAAATGAATGGAAGAAGCCATTTGCTGGATCATCCCATGCCAAAGGCATTGTGCTTGAGAAGATGTAAGCTCTCTTATACTCGGAGATTTATGGCTGCTGTTCTCCTTTAGCCTTATTGTTTTGTGGCCACCCTTGTAATCTAACCAGTCAAAATTATGTGAACCGATATTTGCAGAGGTATTGAAGCTAAGCAGCCCAACTCTGCTATTCGTAAATGTGCTAGGGTTCAATTGATCAAAAATGGGAAGAAGATTGCTGCATTCGTTCCCAACGATGGTTGTTTGAACTACATTGAAGAAAACGATGAGGTGTTGATTGCTGGATTTGGTCGAAAGGGTCATGCTGTAGGAGATATTCCTGGTGTTAGGTTCAAAGTTGTCAAGGTTTCTGGGGTATCTCTCTTGGCTCTATtcaaggagaagaaggagaaaccAAGATCTTAAATTTTTGCCATGGTCTTTTTAGTGTTCTTGAGTTTGTACTTTTTGAGCTATTATTTTTGATGTAGGCACATTACACtgaaattttggatcatttatgTTGACTTCCTGGTGTTACCTCTAACATAATCTTGCTTCCCTCACCCCCAAGGAAAAAGAACAGAAATTGTAAACATTTTACGTTGTACAGTGCTTGTGTTAGTGAGAAGAAACACGAGActtacataatatcataaaccaacagcaacaacaacataccttgaGTAATTTCAAAGTtgggtttgggtagtttaggatacCCTTAAGATGATATTTCACGGGTCTTCGTCATAGGGACCGTTAACTTTCCACGCGtcccctctcatctaataatggAGTAAAATTTTATGCTAGTATTATAAATGTGGTCAAACAAAGTGTGCAATTATGGAAACATGAAATGAGAatgaatataaattttttaatttgatttctcattttattattttttttattaattaagaagagataatttatttttatatgttttattctttgcattaattgctttttcttcaaattaaaatgtaaacatcatttaatagattTATTATGATAAATCAGCgatgctattaattatttttcttagtcaatacgtcatctcaatttggaacggagggagtacttcCTAACCTTATCACTTTCATTTACGATACAATTAAGGATTTTGGTTTCATATTaggaaaaaaggtaaaaaatatccTTCTACTTTTGGTTAAATTTGTCTTTCGTTATACTATGGGTAATGGGATCAAATATGCTTTTGCAGCTATATTATAGAATAAATTTACCCTTGTCATTTTCAAACTTCACATATTTACCCCTCAATTGGATAGAATTCCCAAACCACGTCAcataaaattattcaattatctcTTTTAATTCGATTCgaaccacttaataattttaaCCCGTCGGAATAACACCCAATCCCATTTCTCTAATTCCTTGATATTTGCTTGCATTTCTTGTATATACTTCACAACTTCATGCATATGGTTGCTCAatcaaaaccaataaaaattattattatttcttatagTTATATATAACATTTCAAATAATGaaagttttgaaaactattttgacGAGattattcatgattcaatttggataAATATTTAGCCATAATCAACGAAGGTTTTAGATATAGACTGAATTTGAACATGTGATTCTTATCAAATCAGTTGGAACGAATCATAATTTTATAACATGTACCTGCTGAAACTCAACCAGTATTATTTTACCCAAACTAATGATCAAGTTATTCCTTAATGTCATTCTCAAAAGCACAATAAACTGAAAGAACAACACATATTGATATGAATGGAAAAAATTTATTCCTTCTATTCACTTTTATTTGTCGTtgtttaaaaaatagattttcattttactcactaaaaaataataattggcaTAATCATTTCATCACATTACCCTAATTAATTGATGTTTAGCATtaatcttgaaaaataatttaaagaataagtAATTAGTGTATTAGTGTGAATggtaaaatatgaaagaaaaatgggcaaaattcagaaatagcatacttatccccttaattatgagtttcatagcaacagtttcataattacataatatatcaagttgtattttgtatttttgcaaactgttgctacaaaaatacaaatacatatgatttttactgcccttatgatcgatatgtattttgtatttttgcaaactgttgctacaaaaatacaaattaatacaaatacatatgctacaaaatgtaatttgataaaagtattgttattttttgtaatttaatacttaagtatgctactttatatatttttttcagaaataattatTGTTTCTTGATAGTTAAAAGGGAAAAGGACACtttatagtactttttaaaacaaataacccaagtttgaaaacttttcaaaaagtggcCAGTTGGATATACTATTTTCGCTTTATAGCCATTCCTAATTTGGGTGATTTTGTCCCACatagtctatatacaatactgataaagtctatatacaatactgatacagtattcaacttggaTAATTCGGCccctttaaaaatatatatatattttttgctataaattttttaactgatcaaatattatgttttttttattgtttagaaataataattaaattatataaaaacgatataattgttaaatagaatatgtatctataaaagatatatgtataaaaattgtatagttctatcaaatatgtatatgtataaaatatatataaaaaatatatagaaagtgtatgaaaattatataattgttgtataaaacgtgtaaaaaaaagtacagttattgtataaattgtatatCAAAACGGTATAACttttgtatagaatatttatatgtataggatttgtatagaaagtgtatagaaggtgtgtagaaatgATATAGAACAAaccagtaaattgaaatggctagaaagtggaatttaaattccatggccatttccatgaaaatagtttaatttgaagtgtcgtttctgtcctttcccctAGTTAAAATAGACACTTTTTGGTGGATCGGATCGAATTAAATGAGATAATGGATAATTGGATCGGATTGGATTAAACGAGATAATTGGGTAATTTAAGTGAAatagaattttcttaatttgatttgaaaattcCGTCCAATTGAGGGGTAAATATGTAAAGTTTGATAATGATAAGGGCATAATTGACCCTATAATATAACGGCAAGGACATGTTTAGCCTCATAGTATAACGAGGGACAAACTAACTAATTAATGAAGCAGAGAGGTATTTTTGACATTCTATTTATAGGATTTGATCCacttaatatatatgtatgttgttGTAATTGTAATATGTATTGTAAATCATAATTTCGTCTCTATTAATAGTAGATCTAAGTTAACTAATTAACGAAGTTTGCGTACATTACATTCTATCTTTTTTAGATTTCACTTAGAGAATTTGAtccactaaatatatatatataaataacataaatcccactattttgaaatataattacCTTCACTCCCTTCTTTCCAATTACAGTTTTTCTCTCCCCATTCTTATACATAAGTTATCAATAATATAGATGTTGTGATTGTAATATATATTGTAAATCACAGTTTCGTCTCTATTAACAGTAGATCAAAGTTATCTATAAATTTATTGGAATTGAGTAGTTTTTGCTTATACTCGATCTTCACATGAAATGAAAATGAACAATTTGATTgtgaataaaattattattatattgaccATATTTTTTTGAGATTTGGGTAGGAActataattttcaaattctatATATGTCTATTAATTGTAGATCTATAGAGTTTAACATATATGTTATGAACTAATGAGTAGTTTTTGCTCAGACTCGATAGACTCGATATATGTGTTTGCTAGAGatacatatatttgattttgtcAACCCATAAGGGGTGCTAATTAGCTCGTTAGTCTATTTACTTGTCTGGCATTCTCCTAAATCCTACGTATAACGTAAAAATACATCATTATGAGG
Coding sequences:
- the LOC107843553 gene encoding 40S ribosomal protein S23; this translates as MGKTRGMGAGRKLKSHRRRQRWADKSYKKSHLGNEWKKPFAGSSHAKGIVLEKIGIEAKQPNSAIRKCARVQLIKNGKKIAAFVPNDGCLNYIEENDEVLIAGFGRKGHAVGDIPGVRFKVVKVSGVSLLALFKEKKEKPRS